Proteins encoded together in one Chitinophaga varians window:
- a CDS encoding PKD domain-containing protein, which produces MNRFLLLFVLLFGLIPWHASAATPKTPANTIVLNWSRSIDCFSNRAMFQFYVPYAYTDVDSCAVNLDDGLGWQGYLPNWTYSARYPTDGDKAIRIWIKKKDGSYDSLTTPINIVDTRVLFGFPPRDKFVSADAYPFTECAPTMENTVVSHRWEFQQRTFDGDCIEVKSPGMYIRQTTSANCDRYIRDTIYIKTEDYLKADFRIVDSSTVNCGVAYLESMSHGTGGIVDTKWVLNNNITSSQLVPPSFYLQEGPNQVKLIVTSQSGRKDSVEKIIFYESFLPDRVRLIEDSAIHVGDVFRVSYDRSKAFRPPYLMPPAKVEWSTGATTEEIDITEPGRYWVRVTPCSLNPSWTYSDTLVLDKFRMNIVERHDENSLTYIFGTQSNYYSPSTYRWVFSDNTTFTGDFGTHVFQRPGTYLVTVYREDSKGRRDSAQLSVVVTAPVLKAALTYQQEAGRIVRFTATSTGTPGKTPLYSWSFGDATGESGMNVSHTYAAAGKYWVTLTARDTATGMVDSVRRQITVWPDLDLGKDLVFRGMPIILRPNAPFYGDTSVHCFWQPGNLDMPELKVVGYGTYAAKVITADGFTTTDTLVVLKDNTPFSDFFNTGRSTDGKLTMIFAAGESVKYQGAAHWDFGDRSRIDTGLNLPHTYAAPGYYDVKMWRGLYPLDTARKRIYIAPPVRIDLGPDVVMPASQQLTLDGGQALLDSFYRTSNEVNWKWSTGATSRSITVTLPGAYSVTASAYGFSSTDTIMVLPTVGTNPEGTMNYYAAEGSATKIYFENTSQMPLLDSTIWLMGDGNMVKLGGVEKRKMSYSYQVPGTYEVTMLSKTSDGQLHQIKEQVKVWPELDLGPDTTFMGPTIALKLNAPYLNDPAVNCVWYPGIVSGHQLNVTAPGTYYAKVTTSHYTGVDTVHVKDGGVWDNFDFAQNNGRFLVRFVTYHFRGYRGPTHWSFGDGPVTDTSLVVDHQFPGPGTYTVKMWKGFDLKDTIYTITKQVTLLPLVTVDLGPDRRMKDSSGITLDAETAVDPVFKGDREISWKWSTGETSRVVTLKLPGVYSLTATRYGISSVDTIEVLPPLSNNPTGSMTYTSKPGDASKLYFENTSQITGLSDTRWSFGDGTGDYLTSSRTIEHTFAQAGTYTVTMQSQTNDGYRFTITEQVKVWPPLDLGPDVTYNGPTIELKVNDPYFYDPAVNVVWYPDVVSGKYLRVNKAGTYYAKVTAPHYEGVDTIHVLKGTFVDDFSYAVNTGNRLSYNFAPYVAPGDARTPYWLFGDGSPKDSGTFVTHVFPAYGDYRVKMWKGAGNGDTIIKIVKVMPVLVPDFSYTVNANTKEVTFTNVSQNMDEGQFRSEWEFGDGATGVLDGKSNLTITHRYAATGSYRVRMKVRDNIAGTGDTTKQITIAGLPLPPTAGFTAMRAIDGKYTMNFTNTSVVKTGNASAFWTFGDGTSAVSWNTAHTYAAPGSYLVKLLVTDSLGIRDSVINTVYIRPRISINLGPDTVLRDGQPILLEGYDAIGGAMNDIYWLWSTGDTTHRLQINTPGTYWLRATMYGQTVADTIVVTLPHVGPTAGFEAKRANDGLYTMNFTNTSIVKTGNASASWSFGDGTSAVSWNTAHTYAAPGSYLVKLLVTDSLGIRDSVINTAYIRPRISINLGPDTVLRNGQPILLEGYDAIGGAMNDIYWLWSTGDTTHQLFVSAPGTYWLRATMYGYTVSDTVIVKLPAALPPVVDSNAAVVQVKDSVPVTVTFPVARNADNVYTIQLANADNGPVPGARAEAPVVTDIVSFPSTSSRVSANVKLPDNLPCGKQYRIRVMSSSPAESSAWSQPFEVKNMPAIPLIAQRGDTLESSVAGAYQWYRNGLPVQGATSRAIRAKADGSYQVQVSAGGDCNAISAPLAMVITGLEEARLTASVLTVYPNPSSGAVYLQLEKQPAQPLLIHVYNTSGRIVHSLLMKDKQTVMDLGHMPKGLYYVQVSGREKQKPVLISIQ; this is translated from the coding sequence ATGAATAGATTTTTACTATTGTTTGTTTTATTATTTGGGTTGATCCCTTGGCATGCTTCGGCAGCAACGCCCAAAACACCTGCTAACACGATCGTCCTCAACTGGTCCCGCAGCATAGATTGTTTCAGCAACAGGGCTATGTTTCAGTTTTATGTGCCCTATGCCTACACTGATGTGGACAGTTGCGCCGTAAACCTGGATGATGGACTGGGATGGCAAGGCTACCTGCCCAACTGGACTTATAGCGCCAGGTACCCCACAGACGGAGATAAAGCCATCCGGATTTGGATTAAAAAGAAAGACGGGAGCTACGATTCCCTGACGACCCCCATTAATATTGTGGACACACGGGTGTTGTTTGGATTTCCGCCGAGAGATAAATTTGTGTCCGCTGACGCTTATCCTTTTACGGAATGTGCGCCTACGATGGAAAATACGGTTGTCAGTCATCGCTGGGAATTTCAGCAAAGAACATTCGATGGTGATTGCATAGAAGTGAAATCTCCGGGAATGTACATCCGGCAAACCACTTCGGCAAACTGCGACCGTTATATCCGGGATACTATCTATATAAAAACGGAAGACTATTTGAAAGCTGACTTTAGAATAGTTGATTCGTCAACGGTGAATTGTGGTGTAGCCTATCTGGAGAGTATGTCGCATGGAACAGGTGGAATAGTTGACACCAAATGGGTATTGAATAACAATATCACGTCGTCGCAATTAGTTCCGCCATCGTTTTATCTTCAGGAGGGTCCTAATCAGGTAAAGTTAATTGTTACCAGCCAGTCTGGCCGGAAAGATTCAGTGGAAAAAATCATTTTCTATGAATCTTTTCTGCCCGACAGGGTAAGACTTATAGAAGATTCGGCTATCCATGTGGGAGATGTATTCAGGGTATCATATGACCGGTCCAAAGCTTTTCGCCCGCCTTATCTGATGCCGCCCGCTAAAGTAGAATGGTCTACTGGTGCAACCACCGAGGAAATAGACATTACGGAGCCAGGCAGGTATTGGGTAAGGGTAACCCCTTGCTCTTTAAACCCGTCCTGGACCTATTCTGATACGCTGGTATTGGATAAGTTTCGTATGAATATCGTGGAGCGCCACGACGAGAACAGTCTGACATACATTTTTGGCACTCAGAGCAATTATTATAGCCCCAGCACATACCGATGGGTTTTTAGCGACAATACTACATTTACAGGAGACTTTGGAACGCATGTTTTTCAGCGCCCTGGTACTTATCTGGTAACAGTTTATCGGGAAGATTCAAAAGGCAGGCGCGATTCAGCGCAGCTGTCCGTTGTTGTGACCGCACCGGTCCTGAAAGCCGCTTTGACTTATCAACAGGAAGCAGGGCGCATTGTCCGCTTTACCGCCACGTCCACAGGTACTCCCGGCAAGACACCGCTATATAGCTGGAGTTTTGGTGATGCTACCGGTGAATCCGGTATGAACGTCAGCCACACCTATGCAGCTGCCGGAAAGTATTGGGTCACACTGACAGCACGCGATACTGCTACCGGCATGGTGGATTCCGTAAGACGGCAAATAACTGTATGGCCAGACCTTGATCTGGGAAAGGACTTGGTTTTCAGGGGCATGCCGATTATATTAAGGCCTAATGCGCCTTTTTATGGCGATACCAGTGTACACTGTTTTTGGCAGCCCGGAAACCTGGACATGCCCGAGCTGAAGGTAGTGGGATATGGTACCTACGCCGCCAAAGTTATTACAGCTGACGGCTTTACGACTACAGACACCCTTGTGGTGCTGAAAGACAATACGCCCTTCTCTGATTTCTTTAATACAGGCCGGAGTACAGATGGTAAACTCACCATGATATTTGCCGCCGGCGAATCTGTAAAATACCAGGGTGCAGCGCACTGGGATTTCGGAGACCGTTCTCGCATTGACACGGGCCTGAACCTGCCGCATACTTATGCTGCTCCCGGGTATTACGATGTGAAAATGTGGAGAGGCCTTTATCCGCTGGACACTGCCCGTAAAAGAATATACATCGCTCCTCCTGTAAGGATAGACCTCGGACCTGATGTAGTAATGCCAGCCAGCCAGCAGCTTACGCTGGACGGTGGCCAGGCGCTGCTGGACTCATTTTACCGTACCAGCAACGAGGTAAACTGGAAATGGTCTACCGGCGCTACCAGCAGGAGCATTACGGTTACCTTGCCTGGCGCTTATTCGGTTACAGCCTCTGCCTATGGTTTTTCCTCTACAGATACCATCATGGTGTTGCCCACCGTTGGCACTAACCCTGAAGGGACCATGAACTACTACGCAGCTGAAGGAAGTGCCACAAAAATATACTTTGAAAACACTTCACAAATGCCGTTGCTGGACAGCACCATTTGGCTGATGGGCGATGGCAATATGGTAAAACTGGGCGGTGTCGAAAAAAGAAAAATGTCCTACTCCTATCAGGTACCTGGAACATATGAGGTAACTATGTTGTCAAAAACATCAGATGGCCAGTTACATCAAATCAAAGAGCAGGTGAAGGTATGGCCGGAGCTGGACCTTGGACCGGACACCACATTTATGGGCCCGACCATCGCTTTAAAACTGAATGCTCCCTATCTCAATGACCCCGCTGTTAACTGCGTATGGTACCCTGGTATTGTCAGCGGCCATCAGTTGAATGTTACTGCGCCGGGCACCTACTATGCCAAAGTAACCACCAGTCACTATACCGGTGTGGACACAGTACATGTAAAGGATGGCGGCGTATGGGATAATTTTGATTTTGCACAGAATAACGGACGGTTCCTGGTCCGTTTTGTGACTTATCATTTCAGAGGCTACAGAGGACCAACCCATTGGTCTTTTGGCGACGGACCTGTTACAGATACTTCCCTTGTGGTGGACCATCAGTTCCCCGGGCCTGGTACCTACACCGTGAAAATGTGGAAGGGCTTTGATCTGAAGGACACTATCTACACAATCACCAAACAGGTAACCCTGTTGCCGTTAGTGACAGTGGACCTTGGCCCCGACCGGCGCATGAAAGATTCCTCCGGTATCACACTGGATGCGGAAACGGCAGTAGACCCTGTATTTAAGGGAGACAGAGAGATCTCATGGAAATGGTCTACCGGGGAAACAAGCCGCGTGGTAACGCTCAAACTGCCGGGCGTATATAGCCTGACAGCTACACGTTATGGCATCAGTTCAGTTGATACGATCGAAGTACTGCCACCGTTGTCAAATAATCCAACAGGTAGCATGACATATACCTCTAAACCAGGGGATGCGTCCAAGCTTTATTTTGAAAACACCTCACAGATAACCGGACTAAGTGACACACGTTGGTCATTTGGAGACGGAACAGGAGATTACCTTACGTCCAGCCGGACTATAGAACACACCTTCGCACAAGCTGGTACCTACACGGTTACCATGCAGTCACAGACCAATGACGGTTATCGTTTCACCATTACAGAACAGGTGAAAGTATGGCCTCCGCTGGACCTTGGCCCGGATGTGACCTATAACGGCCCCACCATCGAACTGAAAGTAAACGATCCTTATTTCTATGATCCCGCTGTCAATGTGGTGTGGTACCCGGATGTCGTGAGCGGAAAATACCTGCGTGTCAACAAGGCAGGCACTTATTATGCAAAAGTTACAGCGCCTCATTATGAAGGTGTAGACACCATCCACGTGCTAAAAGGCACTTTTGTGGACGACTTTAGTTATGCCGTAAACACCGGCAACCGTCTCAGCTATAATTTTGCGCCATACGTTGCACCTGGTGATGCCCGCACCCCTTACTGGCTGTTTGGGGATGGCTCTCCGAAGGACAGCGGAACATTTGTTACGCATGTGTTCCCGGCATATGGCGACTATCGGGTGAAAATGTGGAAAGGTGCCGGTAACGGAGATACGATCATCAAGATAGTAAAAGTAATGCCAGTACTGGTGCCGGACTTTAGTTATACCGTTAATGCCAATACAAAAGAAGTCACCTTCACCAACGTTTCCCAAAATATGGATGAAGGACAATTCCGCAGCGAATGGGAGTTTGGCGATGGGGCTACCGGTGTCCTGGATGGCAAAAGCAATCTTACTATAACACATAGATATGCCGCTACCGGTAGCTATCGTGTCAGAATGAAAGTGCGTGACAACATTGCCGGCACTGGCGACACTACAAAACAGATAACCATTGCAGGACTGCCGTTGCCGCCCACGGCCGGCTTTACGGCCATGCGTGCCATCGACGGGAAATACACCATGAATTTCACCAATACCTCCGTTGTTAAAACCGGCAATGCCAGCGCTTTCTGGACTTTCGGCGATGGAACTTCGGCTGTCAGTTGGAATACAGCACATACCTACGCTGCGCCGGGCAGTTATCTGGTGAAGCTGCTGGTGACAGACAGCCTGGGCATCAGGGATTCTGTAATTAATACTGTCTATATCCGTCCACGTATCAGCATCAACCTTGGCCCTGACACCGTGCTGCGCGACGGCCAGCCGATTCTGCTGGAAGGCTACGATGCTATCGGCGGGGCGATGAATGACATTTATTGGTTATGGTCCACCGGCGACACGACGCACCGGCTGCAGATCAATACGCCGGGCACTTACTGGCTGCGTGCTACTATGTATGGTCAGACTGTTGCAGATACAATTGTGGTAACGCTTCCGCACGTAGGGCCGACAGCGGGTTTTGAGGCCAAACGTGCGAACGATGGTTTATACACCATGAACTTCACCAATACGTCTATCGTTAAAACCGGCAATGCCAGCGCGTCCTGGAGCTTCGGCGACGGAACTTCGGCCGTCAGTTGGAATACAGCACATACCTACGCTGCGCCGGGCAGTTACCTGGTGAAGCTGCTGGTGACAGACAGCCTGGGCATCAGGGATTCTGTAATTAATACTGCCTATATCCGTCCACGTATCAGCATCAACCTTGGCCCTGACACCGTGCTGCGCAACGGCCAGCCGATTCTGCTGGAAGGCTACGATGCTATCGGCGGGGCGATGAATGACATTTATTGGTTATGGTCTACCGGAGACACTACGCACCAGCTGTTTGTATCTGCGCCGGGCACTTACTGGCTGCGTGCTACCATGTACGGCTATACGGTTTCCGATACGGTTATAGTGAAACTGCCTGCGGCCTTACCGCCGGTGGTGGACAGCAATGCCGCCGTGGTGCAGGTGAAAGACAGTGTGCCGGTGACAGTAACATTCCCGGTGGCACGTAATGCAGATAACGTATATACCATACAGTTAGCCAATGCCGACAACGGCCCGGTACCTGGTGCAAGGGCAGAAGCGCCGGTCGTGACGGATATCGTCAGCTTCCCGTCGACTAGTTCGCGGGTGTCTGCCAATGTTAAACTGCCGGACAATTTGCCTTGCGGAAAACAATACCGCATCAGGGTAATGTCCAGCAGCCCGGCAGAAAGCAGCGCCTGGTCACAGCCTTTCGAAGTGAAAAATATGCCGGCGATACCATTGATAGCGCAACGTGGCGATACGCTGGAATCATCTGTGGCAGGCGCTTATCAGTGGTACAGGAACGGTCTTCCGGTGCAGGGCGCTACCAGCAGGGCTATAAGGGCCAAAGCAGATGGCAGCTATCAGGTACAGGTAAGCGCCGGTGGCGATTGCAATGCAATCTCTGCGCCGCTGGCCATGGTGATCACCGGCCTGGAGGAAGCCAGACTGACAGCCAGCGTGCTGACGGTCTATCCCAACCCTTCTTCCGGCGCGGTATACCTGCAACTGGAAAAGCAGCCTGCACAGCCATTATTGATCCATGTGTACAACACTTCCGGCAGGATCGTTCACAGCCTGTTGATGAAAGACAAACAGACAGTGATGGACCTGGGCCATATGCCGAAAGGGTTGTATTATGTGCAGGTGAGCGGCAGGGAAAAACAAAAGCCGGTGCTGATAAGTATTCAATAA
- a CDS encoding thymidylate synthase, which translates to MEQYLTLLQHIIKEGAVKTDRTGTGTTSCFGYQMRFDLSKGFPLVTTKKLHLKSIIYELLWFLKGDTNIAWLKEHGVSIWDEWADANGDLGPVYGKQWRSWETTSGETIDQITIAVETIKKNPDSRRIIVNAWNVGDLNKMALSPCHCLFQFYVTPPDASKGETRGKLSCQLYQRSADVFLGVPFNIASYALLTMMMAQVCDLEAGDFIHTFGDVHLYSNHMEQAQLQLTRTPFPLPVMKINPAVKDLFAFKYEDFELVDYQFHPAIKAPVAI; encoded by the coding sequence ATGGAACAATATCTCACTTTATTACAACATATTATCAAGGAAGGCGCTGTTAAAACTGACCGCACCGGTACCGGTACCACCAGCTGTTTTGGTTATCAGATGAGGTTCGATCTTAGCAAAGGCTTTCCATTGGTGACAACTAAGAAATTACACCTGAAGTCCATTATATATGAACTGCTGTGGTTCCTGAAAGGCGATACCAATATCGCCTGGCTGAAAGAACACGGCGTCAGCATATGGGATGAATGGGCAGACGCAAACGGCGACCTGGGCCCGGTATACGGTAAACAGTGGCGCAGCTGGGAAACCACTTCCGGTGAAACGATCGATCAGATCACCATCGCGGTGGAAACGATCAAAAAGAACCCGGACTCCCGCCGCATTATTGTGAACGCCTGGAATGTGGGCGACCTCAATAAGATGGCGCTCAGCCCCTGCCACTGCCTGTTCCAGTTTTATGTGACACCTCCCGATGCTTCCAAAGGCGAAACCAGGGGCAAACTCAGCTGTCAGCTCTATCAGCGCAGCGCAGACGTATTCCTGGGCGTGCCTTTCAATATTGCCTCCTATGCGCTGCTCACCATGATGATGGCGCAGGTGTGCGACCTTGAAGCGGGCGACTTCATCCATACTTTCGGTGATGTGCACCTGTACAGCAACCATATGGAACAAGCGCAGCTGCAGCTGACCAGAACACCTTTCCCGCTGCCGGTCATGAAAATCAACCCGGCGGTGAAAGACCTGTTCGCATTTAAGTATGAGGACTTCGAGCTGGTGGATTATCAATTCCATCCTGCTATTAAAGCACCCGTAGCCATCTGA
- the dnaG gene encoding DNA primase produces MISQQSIQQILGRIDIVEIVGSFVKLKKRGANYMGLCPFHNEKSPSFTVSPSKEIYKCFGCGKSGNAISFVMEHEKYSYVEAIKWLAQKYQVEIEETEVSPELRQHQLMSDSLFIINSFAREYFTDTLFNTDEGQNVGLSYFEERGFTEETVRKFQLGYCLNQRDTFAQTALSKGYNLEYLQKTGLVTIRNEQPADNYRGRVIFPIHNQSGKILGFGARILVKSDRAPKYINSPENEIYVKSRVLYGTYFARHAIDKLNECLLVEGYTDVISLHQAGVENVVASSGTSLTQDQLRLIKKYTNNLTIIYDGDSAGIKAALRGLDMAVEESLNVKLVLLPDKEDPDSYVQRIGAAAFRTFIEENKQDFVLFKLQLSMQEAGNDSTKKSQLVNEIAETISKIDKAEDFTRQQDYIRQCSQLLKIDEQGLIALVNKFIRERLVKREQAIARNAPSPAEQDDALSDEAIAAMEAAETGVSISSLLNKDEKQEKELVKILLRFGDKPFSEEENNTVADYIFHLPYDFESLADSEMVKRILREYKQLYDEGSLPDKKWFLYHQDPDVSKFIALILEDKEAELSVNWKERFEIDTVYGDNAYLKDTISTTNYLILRKIKKLITENQEEAEKATEMDQVMRCLEMQVHLKALEKELTQGLGTVIFK; encoded by the coding sequence GTGATATCTCAACAATCCATACAACAGATCCTTGGCCGCATTGACATTGTGGAGATTGTGGGTTCTTTTGTGAAACTGAAAAAGCGGGGCGCCAACTACATGGGCCTTTGTCCGTTTCACAACGAGAAATCCCCTTCTTTCACCGTATCACCCAGCAAAGAGATCTATAAATGCTTCGGCTGTGGCAAAAGCGGCAACGCTATCAGCTTTGTCATGGAGCATGAGAAGTACTCCTATGTGGAAGCCATCAAATGGCTGGCACAGAAGTACCAGGTAGAGATCGAAGAAACAGAGGTAAGCCCCGAGCTGCGGCAGCATCAGCTGATGTCTGACAGTCTGTTTATTATCAACAGCTTCGCCCGGGAGTATTTCACCGACACGCTTTTTAATACAGACGAAGGACAGAACGTAGGGTTAAGTTACTTTGAAGAACGTGGCTTCACCGAAGAGACCGTCCGTAAATTCCAGCTGGGCTACTGCCTTAACCAGCGGGACACCTTTGCTCAGACAGCACTGTCAAAAGGCTACAACCTCGAATACCTTCAGAAAACGGGGCTGGTGACCATCCGTAACGAGCAACCGGCCGACAACTACCGCGGCAGGGTCATCTTCCCGATACATAACCAGTCGGGCAAGATCCTCGGCTTCGGCGCGCGTATCCTCGTCAAATCAGACCGGGCGCCCAAGTACATCAACTCCCCCGAGAACGAGATTTATGTGAAGAGCCGGGTACTGTATGGTACCTATTTTGCGCGGCATGCCATTGATAAACTCAATGAATGCCTGCTGGTAGAAGGATATACCGACGTGATATCCCTGCACCAGGCAGGCGTGGAGAACGTGGTCGCCTCCAGCGGCACCTCTCTTACACAGGACCAGCTCCGGCTCATTAAAAAATACACCAACAACCTCACCATCATCTACGATGGTGACAGCGCCGGTATCAAGGCAGCGCTGCGCGGCCTCGACATGGCCGTGGAGGAAAGCCTCAACGTAAAGCTGGTGCTGCTGCCCGACAAAGAAGACCCGGACAGTTATGTGCAGCGCATTGGCGCCGCCGCTTTCCGCACGTTCATCGAAGAAAACAAGCAGGACTTTGTGCTGTTCAAACTGCAGTTGAGCATGCAGGAAGCCGGCAACGACAGTACAAAGAAATCGCAGCTGGTCAACGAGATCGCGGAAACCATTTCCAAGATCGACAAGGCTGAAGACTTCACCCGGCAGCAGGACTATATCCGGCAGTGCAGCCAGCTGCTCAAAATCGATGAACAGGGGCTTATCGCGCTGGTGAATAAATTCATCCGGGAAAGGCTGGTCAAACGGGAGCAGGCCATTGCCCGCAATGCGCCATCACCGGCAGAGCAGGACGACGCCCTGAGCGATGAAGCCATTGCCGCCATGGAAGCCGCCGAAACCGGCGTTTCCATTTCCTCGCTGCTCAACAAAGATGAAAAGCAGGAGAAGGAACTGGTGAAAATATTGCTGCGTTTTGGCGATAAACCATTTAGCGAGGAAGAAAACAATACCGTAGCCGACTATATTTTCCATCTCCCCTATGATTTTGAATCGCTGGCAGACAGTGAGATGGTGAAACGTATCCTGCGGGAATACAAACAGCTGTACGACGAAGGCAGCCTGCCCGACAAAAAATGGTTCCTGTACCACCAGGACCCTGATGTGAGCAAGTTTATTGCGCTGATACTGGAAGACAAGGAAGCGGAACTGAGCGTTAACTGGAAGGAGCGTTTCGAGATCGATACTGTTTATGGAGATAATGCCTATCTGAAAGACACGATATCCACCACCAATTATCTTATTCTCCGGAAGATCAAAAAGCTGATCACCGAAAACCAGGAGGAAGCGGAGAAAGCCACCGAAATGGACCAGGTGATGCGCTGCCTGGAGATGCAGGTACACCTGAAGGCCCTGGAAAAGGAGCTTACCCAGGGCCTCGGTACCGTTATTTTCAAATAA
- a CDS encoding dihydrofolate reductase, translated as MRVSIIVAASENNVIGINNQLPWRLSTDLKYFKSTTLGKPIVMGRKTFESLGKPLPGRPNIVITRQTDFRPEGVYVEASIDEAIAKAKTFEGEELFITGGSQIFEQAWHLVERIYLTRVYAVVPGDAFFPAIHGSEWTLVRDERHEADEKNDHAFSFQVWERNQ; from the coding sequence ATGAGGGTATCTATTATAGTGGCCGCATCAGAAAACAATGTGATCGGCATCAACAATCAACTGCCCTGGCGCTTGTCTACCGACCTGAAGTACTTTAAAAGCACTACGCTGGGCAAACCCATTGTCATGGGAAGAAAAACGTTTGAGTCGCTTGGAAAACCACTGCCGGGAAGACCTAACATCGTCATCACGCGGCAGACGGATTTTCGGCCGGAAGGCGTATATGTGGAGGCTTCCATCGATGAGGCCATTGCCAAAGCAAAAACATTCGAAGGCGAGGAGCTGTTTATCACCGGCGGTTCCCAGATATTTGAACAGGCCTGGCACCTGGTAGAGCGCATCTACCTCACACGGGTATACGCAGTAGTGCCCGGAGACGCCTTTTTCCCGGCCATCCATGGCAGCGAATGGACGCTCGTACGCGATGAACGCCACGAAGCAGACGAGAAAAACGACCATGCCTTCTCTTTCCAGGTATGGGAACGCAATCAGTAA